In Dermacentor andersoni chromosome 4, qqDerAnde1_hic_scaffold, whole genome shotgun sequence, the following proteins share a genomic window:
- the LOC126537175 gene encoding uncharacterized protein isoform X1 — protein sequence MSKAEPRWKRHCQFLAALNDDNTSLAWTLLCGFEGPPVDPDVRIMTGGESKPAICIAVEKDLIEMARLLIMRGCSVNQFSPTGLSPLHIAVMRNNIALVRLLLKNGASVSCVDSNGRTPLHHLAVCNYSGRSLEMARLLVQKGSNKKHRDRSGATPLALACRSNRTLALFLLSLGANASTADNEGNTPLHHACARHPNDVELVDRLLAAGAPVNRKNNHGMTALSFALMAHASPLLVQSLMSKGADCNLFIECWSQTVLHRATCIASNYRDLEPVKTFVRYGGNPFSQDGFGTTVMQQALCSNRPLALWMIRANPYMGAPRWAARRMLDGKSERPDHIVASIMSELSSIPTLQQLCSLAFRRKYACHLDSPMYTSTLPPRLLQYLLLSDLWPSAVDR from the exons ATGAGTAAAGCTG AACCTAGATGGAAACGACACTGCCAGTTCCTGGCCGCCCTAAATGATGACAACACATCGTTGGCATGGACTTTGCTCTGTGGCTTTGAAGGACCTCCAGTCGATCCGGATGTAAGAATCATGACAGGAGGTGAAAGCAAGCCAGCAATATGCATTGCTGTTGAGAAGGATCTCATAGAAATGG CTCGGCTTTTAATCATGAGAGGCTGCAGCGTGAACCAGTTTTCACCTACTGGGTTGTCTCCTCTGCACATAGCAGTCATGCGCAACAATATTGCCTTGGTGCGCCTTCTGCTGAAGAATGGTGCCAGTGTTTCCTGTGTAGACAGCAATGGAAGGACGCCACTACACCATCTGGCTGTCTGCAACTACAGTGGCAGAAGTCTTG AAATGGCAAGGCTTCTTGTACAGAAAGGCAGCAACAAGAAGCACAGGGATAGAAGTGGAGCAACACCCCTGGCACTGGCCTGCCGAAGCAACCGCACCTTGGCTCTGTTCCTATTGTCCCTTGGGGCCAATGCCAGCACTGCTGACAATGAGGGAAACACTCCACTACACCATGCATGTGCCAGACATCCAAACGATGTTGAATTGGTGGACCGGTTGCTTGCAGCTGGAGCGCCG GTGAATCGGAAAAATAACCATGGTATGACTGCACTGAGCTTTGCCTTGATGGCACATGCAAGTCCCTTATTGGTGCAAAGCCTCATGAGCAAAGGAGCAGACTGCAACCTCTTCATCGAGTGCTGGAGTCAGACAGTTCTTCACCGAGCCACGTGTATTGCCAGTAACTATAGAGACTTGGAGCCAGTCAAGACTTTCGTGCGCTACGGAGGCAATCCATTCAGTCAAGACGGGTTTGGCACAACAGTTATGCAGCAAGCGCTGTGCTCAAACAGGCCACTAGCCTTGTGGATGATCCGTGCAAATCCCTATATGGGCGCACCTCGCTGGGCTGCGAGGCGGATGTTGGATGGTAAATCCGAACGTCCAGATCATATTGTAGCAAGTATCATGTCGGAGCTCTCCAGCATTCCAACGCTTCAGCAACTGTGCTCTCTGGCATTTCGGCGCAAGTATGCCTGCCATCTTGACTCTCCGATGTACACATCAACTCTGCCACCTCGATTACTACAGTATCTTCTCTTGTCCGACTTGTGGCCGTCAGCGGTGGATAGGTGA
- the LOC126537175 gene encoding uncharacterized protein isoform X2 produces the protein MTGGESKPAICIAVEKDLIEMARLLIMRGCSVNQFSPTGLSPLHIAVMRNNIALVRLLLKNGASVSCVDSNGRTPLHHLAVCNYSGRSLEMARLLVQKGSNKKHRDRSGATPLALACRSNRTLALFLLSLGANASTADNEGNTPLHHACARHPNDVELVDRLLAAGAPVNRKNNHGMTALSFALMAHASPLLVQSLMSKGADCNLFIECWSQTVLHRATCIASNYRDLEPVKTFVRYGGNPFSQDGFGTTVMQQALCSNRPLALWMIRANPYMGAPRWAARRMLDGKSERPDHIVASIMSELSSIPTLQQLCSLAFRRKYACHLDSPMYTSTLPPRLLQYLLLSDLWPSAVDR, from the exons ATGACAGGAGGTGAAAGCAAGCCAGCAATATGCATTGCTGTTGAGAAGGATCTCATAGAAATGG CTCGGCTTTTAATCATGAGAGGCTGCAGCGTGAACCAGTTTTCACCTACTGGGTTGTCTCCTCTGCACATAGCAGTCATGCGCAACAATATTGCCTTGGTGCGCCTTCTGCTGAAGAATGGTGCCAGTGTTTCCTGTGTAGACAGCAATGGAAGGACGCCACTACACCATCTGGCTGTCTGCAACTACAGTGGCAGAAGTCTTG AAATGGCAAGGCTTCTTGTACAGAAAGGCAGCAACAAGAAGCACAGGGATAGAAGTGGAGCAACACCCCTGGCACTGGCCTGCCGAAGCAACCGCACCTTGGCTCTGTTCCTATTGTCCCTTGGGGCCAATGCCAGCACTGCTGACAATGAGGGAAACACTCCACTACACCATGCATGTGCCAGACATCCAAACGATGTTGAATTGGTGGACCGGTTGCTTGCAGCTGGAGCGCCG GTGAATCGGAAAAATAACCATGGTATGACTGCACTGAGCTTTGCCTTGATGGCACATGCAAGTCCCTTATTGGTGCAAAGCCTCATGAGCAAAGGAGCAGACTGCAACCTCTTCATCGAGTGCTGGAGTCAGACAGTTCTTCACCGAGCCACGTGTATTGCCAGTAACTATAGAGACTTGGAGCCAGTCAAGACTTTCGTGCGCTACGGAGGCAATCCATTCAGTCAAGACGGGTTTGGCACAACAGTTATGCAGCAAGCGCTGTGCTCAAACAGGCCACTAGCCTTGTGGATGATCCGTGCAAATCCCTATATGGGCGCACCTCGCTGGGCTGCGAGGCGGATGTTGGATGGTAAATCCGAACGTCCAGATCATATTGTAGCAAGTATCATGTCGGAGCTCTCCAGCATTCCAACGCTTCAGCAACTGTGCTCTCTGGCATTTCGGCGCAAGTATGCCTGCCATCTTGACTCTCCGATGTACACATCAACTCTGCCACCTCGATTACTACAGTATCTTCTCTTGTCCGACTTGTGGCCGTCAGCGGTGGATAGGTGA